A single region of the Phyllostomus discolor isolate MPI-MPIP mPhyDis1 chromosome 14, mPhyDis1.pri.v3, whole genome shotgun sequence genome encodes:
- the LOC114488950 gene encoding glutathione S-transferase Mu 1-like has product MAMTLGYWDVRGLAHAIRLLLEYTDSSYEERKYTMGDAPDFDRSQWLNEKFKLGLDFPNLPYLIDGAHKVTQSNAILRYIARKHNLCGETEEEQIRMDILENEIMDIRMYNIRVCYSPDFEKLKPEFLKVLPEKMKLFSQFLGKRPWFAGDKLTYVDFLAYDILDVLRRFEPKCLDAFANLKDFLVHFEGLRKISAYMKSSRFLPTPVYSKASMWGNK; this is encoded by the exons ATGGCCATGACTCTGGGTTACTGGGACGTCCGCGGG CTGGCTCACGCCATCCGCCTGCTGCTGGAGTACACAGACTCCAGCTACGAGGAGAGGAAGTACACGATGGGGGACG CTCCCGACTTCGACAGAAGCCAGTGGCTGAATGAGAAGTTCAAGCTGGGCCTGGACTTCCCCAAT CTGCCCTACTTGATTGACGGGGCTCACAAGGTCACCCAGAGCAACGCCATCCTTCGCTACATCGCTCGCAAGCACAACCTCT gtggggagacagaggaggagcagATTCGCATGGACATTTTGGAGAACGAGATCATGGACATCCGAATGTACAACATCAGAGTCTGCTACAGTCCTGACTTT GAGAAACTGAAGCCTGAGTTTTTGAAGGTGCTGCCTGAGAAGATGAAGCTCTTCTCCCAGTTTCTGGGGAAGAGGCCCTGGTTTGCTGGGGACAAG CTCACCTACGTGGACTTCCTGGCATACGACATCCTGGATGTACTGCGCAGGTTCGAGCCCAAGTGCCTGGACGCGTTTGCGAACCTGAAGGACTTCCTGGTTCACTTTGAG GGCCTGAGGAAGATCTCTGCCTACATGAAGTCCAGCCGCTTCCTGCCGACCCCTGTGTACTCCAAGGCTTCCATGTGGGGCAACAAGTAG